In a genomic window of Paracoccaceae bacterium:
- a CDS encoding DNA-3-methyladenine glycosylase I: protein MERCGWAGPDELYLHYHDTDWGVPEYDSRALWEKLVLDGFQAGLSWLTILKKRENFRSAFAGFQPDVVATWGPDDVDRLLQDAGIIRHRGKIEATISNAKTWQKLEARGGFDQFLWNYMGGTPLQNSWQTLDDVPAHTPLSTQISKDLKKEGFKFCGPTIVYAFMQAVGMVNDHLVTCPRHADVAEMARAKTR from the coding sequence ATGGAACGATGCGGCTGGGCGGGACCGGATGAGCTCTACTTGCACTACCACGACACGGATTGGGGCGTGCCGGAATACGACAGTCGTGCGCTTTGGGAAAAGCTTGTGCTCGATGGGTTTCAAGCTGGGTTGAGCTGGCTTACCATTCTGAAAAAACGTGAAAATTTCAGATCAGCCTTCGCAGGGTTTCAGCCCGATGTTGTGGCTACGTGGGGACCGGATGATGTGGACCGTTTGCTTCAGGACGCTGGGATCATCCGTCATCGCGGCAAAATCGAAGCGACGATTTCCAATGCGAAAACTTGGCAAAAACTGGAGGCGCGTGGTGGGTTTGACCAGTTCTTATGGAATTACATGGGCGGTACTCCACTCCAAAATAGTTGGCAAACGCTGGACGATGTCCCCGCCCATACCCCGCTTTCCACGCAGATTTCAAAGGACCTCAAGAAGGAAGGCTTCAAATTTTGTGGCCCGACAATCGTATATGCGTTCATGCAGGCGGTGGGGATGGTAAACGATCATTTGGTCACCTGTCCGCGCCACGCAGATGTCGCTGAAATGGCGCGCGCAAAGACACGTTGA
- a CDS encoding acetyl-CoA C-acetyltransferase — translation MTNVVIASAARTAVGSFGGSFATIPAHDLGAAVLKEVVARAGVDASEVSETILGQVLTAAQGQNPARQAHVNAGLPLESAAWSINQVCGSGLRSVALAAQHIQLGDATIVAAGGQENMTLSPHAAALRAGHKMGDMKYIDTMIRDGLWDAFNGYHMGQTAENVAEKWQISRDQQDEFAVASQNKAEAAQKAGKFADEVMAFTVKGRKGDTVVDQDEYIRHGATMEAMQKLRPAFTKDGSVTAANASGLNDGAAAALMMSADEAEKRGIEPLARIASYATVGLDPSIMGAGPIYASRKALEKAGWKAEDLDLVEANEAFAAQACAVNKDMGWNPDVVNVNGGAIAIGHPIGASGARILNTLLFEMKRRDAKKGLATLCIGGGMGVAMCLERP, via the coding sequence ATGACAAATGTTGTAATCGCATCCGCAGCCCGTACCGCTGTGGGCAGTTTTGGCGGATCTTTCGCAACCATCCCCGCGCATGATCTTGGTGCTGCTGTGCTCAAAGAAGTTGTAGCACGGGCCGGCGTCGACGCCTCCGAGGTTTCCGAGACAATCCTTGGTCAGGTTCTGACTGCCGCTCAAGGGCAAAACCCGGCACGCCAAGCGCATGTCAACGCAGGGTTGCCGCTGGAAAGTGCCGCATGGTCGATCAATCAGGTCTGCGGATCGGGCCTGCGCTCGGTCGCACTTGCCGCACAACACATTCAGTTGGGCGATGCCACGATCGTGGCTGCCGGAGGTCAGGAAAACATGACGCTCTCACCCCATGCCGCCGCGCTGCGTGCGGGCCACAAAATGGGTGACATGAAATACATCGACACCATGATCCGGGACGGCCTGTGGGACGCGTTCAACGGCTACCATATGGGTCAAACTGCTGAAAACGTTGCGGAAAAATGGCAGATAAGCCGGGATCAGCAAGACGAATTCGCCGTTGCAAGCCAGAACAAAGCCGAAGCCGCGCAAAAAGCCGGCAAGTTTGCTGATGAAGTCATGGCCTTTACGGTCAAGGGCCGCAAGGGTGACACCGTCGTGGATCAGGATGAGTACATTCGTCACGGTGCAACGATGGAAGCCATGCAAAAACTGCGCCCCGCCTTCACCAAAGATGGCTCGGTCACGGCGGCCAATGCATCCGGATTGAACGACGGTGCCGCAGCAGCCTTGATGATGTCCGCAGATGAAGCGGAAAAGCGTGGCATTGAGCCGCTCGCACGTATCGCGAGCTATGCCACCGTTGGTCTTGACCCCTCGATCATGGGCGCAGGCCCGATTTACGCCAGCCGAAAAGCCCTCGAAAAAGCCGGTTGGAAAGCAGAAGATCTGGATCTTGTTGAGGCCAACGAAGCCTTTGCAGCACAGGCCTGTGCCGTGAACAAAGACATGGGTTGGAACCCGGATGTTGTGAACGTGAATGGCGGCGCCATCGCGATCGGTCACCCGATTGGCGCATCCGGCGCACGCATCCTGAACACGCTCTTGTTTGAAATGAAACGTCGCGACGCGAAAAAGGGTCTTGCGACTCTGTGCATCGGTGGCGGTATGGGCGTTGCGATGTGTCTTGAGCGCCCCTGA
- the hisC gene encoding histidinol-phosphate transaminase, which yields MTTALRPQPGIMDIALYQGGASHIEGQTDPLKLSSNENPFGTSTDTIAAVAQAAAGLHRYPSTDHASLRAAIAEVHGLDAQRIICGVGSDEILTLLAMAYAGPGDEILYTEHGFSLYRIFALSAGATPVVAPESDRRVDVDALIALITDATRLIYIANPANPTGTALEVAELSRLADAVPAECLLVLDGAYAEFFDGYDGGAALVSARENVVMTRTFSKLYGLGGLRVGWGYASQEVIDVLNRIRGPFNMSSVALAGAESAVRDRGFVEMCLHENAEQRARLTGGLHQLGIACDPSQANFVLARFASEDEAIAADAHLKSAGILVRLVKGYGFPQALRITVGRAEDVTRVLEALGTFKEPT from the coding sequence ATGACCACAGCCCTTCGCCCGCAACCTGGGATCATGGACATTGCCCTTTATCAGGGTGGTGCGTCACATATCGAGGGTCAAACGGACCCGCTGAAGCTGAGCTCCAACGAGAATCCGTTTGGCACCAGCACGGACACAATTGCTGCTGTTGCACAGGCTGCAGCCGGATTGCATCGCTATCCCTCAACAGATCACGCGAGCTTGCGCGCAGCGATCGCAGAGGTGCATGGATTAGACGCGCAGCGCATCATTTGTGGTGTCGGATCGGATGAAATTCTAACGCTTTTGGCCATGGCCTATGCGGGGCCGGGCGACGAAATACTCTACACCGAGCATGGGTTTTCCCTTTACCGCATTTTTGCACTGTCGGCGGGGGCGACTCCCGTTGTGGCACCCGAATCCGATCGACGGGTTGACGTCGATGCGTTGATCGCCTTGATCACCGACGCCACGCGCTTGATCTATATTGCGAATCCAGCAAATCCGACGGGCACCGCGCTGGAGGTTGCCGAGTTAAGCCGACTGGCTGATGCCGTGCCGGCCGAGTGTTTGCTGGTGCTGGATGGGGCCTATGCGGAATTCTTTGACGGGTATGACGGCGGTGCCGCACTGGTTTCCGCGCGCGAAAATGTCGTGATGACGCGAACGTTTTCCAAACTCTATGGATTGGGCGGTTTGCGTGTCGGATGGGGGTATGCCTCGCAAGAGGTGATTGACGTGCTGAACCGGATACGTGGGCCGTTCAACATGTCCAGTGTCGCTCTTGCCGGGGCCGAATCCGCGGTTCGGGACCGAGGCTTTGTAGAGATGTGCCTGCATGAAAACGCGGAGCAACGCGCGCGCCTGACGGGCGGTTTGCACCAATTGGGCATTGCTTGCGATCCAAGTCAGGCCAATTTTGTGTTGGCGCGTTTTGCCAGTGAGGACGAAGCCATTGCCGCAGATGCGCACCTTAAATCCGCCGGGATCCTTGTGCGGTTGGTCAAAGGGTACGGCTTTCCACAAGCGCTCCGGATCACCGTGGGGCGCGCCGAAGATGTGACCCGTGTCCTTGAGGCTCTTGGAACATTTAAGGAGCCGACATGA
- a CDS encoding EAL domain-containing protein, producing the protein MQVQTQTQWSDMIHGACNPDARAGRGQDQNIIEMVRQAIALQDVTLAYQPIMQARDPKKVAFYEGLVRVLDETGKIIPAYKFMDSVEATELGRQLDTLALGEGLRTLHENPELRLSINMSVRTIHCRQWHRTLNRWLSRDGLIAERLIIEITESSAMKAPDAVASFMKKLQAKGISFALDDFGAGFTALRYFKDFSFDILKIDGHFIQGIAHDPDNQALTAALVSIAQHFNMLTVAEFVDDQEDTETLIGLGLDCLQGYHFAKPTTRPYWMQAKATRKAS; encoded by the coding sequence ATGCAGGTTCAAACACAAACACAGTGGTCGGACATGATTCACGGCGCTTGCAATCCCGATGCTCGCGCGGGGCGAGGGCAGGATCAGAACATTATTGAAATGGTTCGCCAAGCCATTGCGCTTCAAGATGTCACACTGGCCTATCAACCGATCATGCAAGCGCGTGACCCCAAGAAAGTCGCCTTTTACGAAGGGTTGGTGCGCGTATTGGATGAGACCGGGAAGATTATTCCCGCGTATAAATTCATGGATTCAGTTGAAGCGACGGAACTGGGGCGACAACTGGACACCCTCGCCCTTGGCGAGGGGTTGCGAACCTTGCACGAAAATCCTGAATTGCGCCTCTCGATCAATATGTCGGTGCGCACGATCCACTGTCGACAATGGCACCGCACGCTGAACAGATGGCTTTCGCGCGACGGGTTGATCGCGGAACGGTTGATCATCGAAATCACCGAAAGCTCCGCGATGAAAGCGCCAGACGCTGTGGCGAGTTTCATGAAAAAACTTCAGGCCAAAGGTATCAGCTTTGCGCTGGATGACTTTGGCGCCGGGTTTACCGCGCTGCGCTATTTCAAGGATTTCTCCTTCGACATTCTAAAAATCGATGGCCATTTCATCCAGGGGATCGCCCATGATCCTGACAATCAGGCTCTCACTGCAGCACTGGTTTCCATCGCACAGCATTTTAACATGCTGACTGTAGCTGAGTTTGTAGATGACCAGGAAGACACTGAAACGCTCATCGGCCTGGGTTTAGATTGCCTGCAAGGGTATCATTTCGCCAAACCGACAACACGTCCCTATTGGATGCAGGCGAAGGCGACACGCAAAGCATCCTAG
- a CDS encoding DUF465 domain-containing protein: protein MSVTAHVEQLKRKHQSLSEAVEEAQRAPGIDDLAIADLKKQKLRLKEEISRLSA, encoded by the coding sequence ATGAGCGTTACTGCACATGTCGAACAACTGAAGAGAAAACATCAGTCCCTGAGCGAAGCCGTAGAAGAGGCGCAACGCGCCCCCGGCATCGACGACCTTGCAATCGCTGACCTTAAGAAACAAAAACTACGGCTGAAAGAAGAAATATCGCGACTATCGGCCTAG
- a CDS encoding prephenate/arogenate dehydrogenase family protein, with the protein MSVIYNRVALIGLGLIASSMFWAMKRKGLAGEVAGYARSVETRETARRIGLCDRVCDTAVEAVEGADLVVLCVPVGVMGDVVADLAGALKPGATVTDVGSVKRDVIANVSPHLPDHVHFIPGHPVAGTEHSGPESGFAELFDNRWLLLVPVEGSDPDAVAKLRHLWEEIGSNVEEMEADHHDLVLAVTSHAPHLIAYTMVGVADDLHRITDTEVIKYSAAGFRDFTRIAASDPTMWRDVFLTNKDATLEILGRFTEELFALQRAIRTGDGEHLHDYFTRTRAVRRGIVEAGQDTDAPDFGRGKSST; encoded by the coding sequence ATGAGCGTGATTTACAACCGCGTGGCGCTGATCGGGCTGGGTCTGATTGCCTCTTCCATGTTCTGGGCGATGAAACGCAAAGGCTTGGCGGGTGAGGTCGCCGGCTATGCGCGCAGCGTCGAAACCCGCGAGACAGCGCGCCGCATTGGCCTGTGTGATCGCGTGTGTGACACCGCGGTCGAGGCCGTCGAGGGGGCTGATCTGGTGGTCCTCTGCGTTCCCGTCGGTGTGATGGGTGACGTCGTGGCTGATCTTGCCGGGGCGTTGAAGCCGGGCGCGACCGTCACGGATGTGGGATCGGTCAAACGCGACGTGATTGCCAATGTATCACCGCATCTGCCGGATCATGTCCATTTCATTCCCGGCCATCCGGTTGCAGGCACGGAACATTCCGGGCCAGAATCGGGCTTTGCCGAACTCTTTGACAACCGCTGGCTGTTGTTGGTGCCGGTGGAGGGGTCAGACCCCGACGCGGTCGCCAAACTGCGCCACCTTTGGGAAGAAATCGGCAGCAATGTGGAGGAAATGGAGGCAGATCACCATGATCTGGTTCTTGCCGTGACCAGCCACGCACCGCACCTGATTGCCTATACAATGGTGGGCGTTGCAGATGATCTGCATCGGATCACGGATACTGAGGTAATCAAATACTCCGCGGCGGGGTTTCGCGATTTCACGCGTATTGCGGCGAGCGATCCGACCATGTGGCGCGATGTCTTCCTGACAAACAAAGACGCGACGCTCGAAATCCTGGGTCGTTTTACCGAAGAGCTGTTTGCGCTGCAACGGGCGATCCGGACCGGAGACGGAGAGCACCTACACGACTATTTCACCCGTACGCGCGCGGTTCGGCGCGGTATTGTCGAGGCGGGCCAGGACACGGATGCGCCGGATTTTGGGCGCGGCAAGAGCAGCACATGA
- a CDS encoding DUF2007 domain-containing protein, which produces MKELLRSTDPTIIAFATALLQGEDIDCFELDVNMSVLEGGIGIFPRRLMVRPDDHIAASRVMRDNDIPLGK; this is translated from the coding sequence ATGAAGGAACTTTTGCGCAGCACCGACCCGACGATCATTGCCTTTGCCACGGCCCTTCTTCAAGGCGAGGATATAGACTGCTTTGAATTGGACGTAAACATGAGCGTGCTCGAAGGCGGCATCGGAATTTTCCCGCGCAGATTGATGGTGCGACCGGATGATCACATCGCTGCCTCGCGCGTCATGCGAGATAACGACATTCCCTTGGGAAAATGA
- the rpsD gene encoding 30S ribosomal protein S4 has protein sequence MTKRTSAKHKIDRRMGENIWGRPKSPVNRREYGPGQHGQRRKGKISDFGIQLRAKQKLKGYYGDLTEKQFRRIYAEAERVKGDTGENLIGLLERRLDAVVYRSKFVATVFAARQFVNHGHVKVNGKKVNIPSYRIQEGDVIEVRDRSKQIAVLLEATQLAERDVPDYIEADHSKMTAKFVRTPALGDVPYPVMMEPNLVVEFYAKN, from the coding sequence GTGACAAAACGCACGTCTGCCAAGCACAAAATCGACCGCCGCATGGGCGAAAACATCTGGGGCCGTCCGAAGTCCCCGGTGAACCGACGCGAATATGGCCCCGGCCAGCACGGTCAGCGCCGTAAAGGCAAGATTTCCGATTTCGGTATCCAGCTGCGCGCCAAGCAGAAGCTTAAAGGATACTACGGCGATCTGACTGAAAAACAGTTCCGCCGCATCTACGCCGAAGCTGAGCGCGTAAAAGGCGACACAGGTGAAAACCTGATTGGTTTGCTGGAGCGTCGTCTTGACGCGGTTGTGTACCGTTCGAAATTCGTAGCGACTGTTTTCGCGGCGCGTCAGTTCGTGAATCATGGCCATGTCAAAGTGAATGGCAAGAAGGTTAACATCCCATCTTACCGTATTCAGGAAGGCGACGTCATCGAAGTCCGCGATCGTTCCAAACAGATCGCTGTTCTTTTGGAAGCGACGCAATTGGCCGAACGCGATGTGCCCGACTACATCGAAGCGGATCACTCAAAAATGACGGCGAAATTCGTGCGCACCCCGGCGTTGGGCGATGTACCGTATCCGGTCATGATGGAACCAAATCTTGTGGTGGAATTTTACGCCAAGAACTAA
- a CDS encoding VPLPA-CTERM sorting domain-containing protein: MSFLGKAMVLATTFACAWGANAATISVQSFDAALYNSSFNTSGGSGEDFESLGATLGEGEVGPIFSTTVGTFESLGGTGSGGSVIGSGTELALRDGSLFGRSNTVPQGGSWYLDSNDTWGIKWMVDVGGAFSRISFVINDASDAGAFLRIDAGGTSEELRTGGALANGNARAVVIDFGQKVTSAEITLGNFSAFGGDEFRRNDGFSIDGIDVAIVPLPASILLLGAAIGGLGWAGRRKARKA, from the coding sequence ATGAGTTTTCTGGGTAAAGCCATGGTTTTGGCTACGACTTTCGCCTGTGCGTGGGGTGCAAATGCCGCCACGATTAGCGTGCAAAGCTTTGATGCGGCCTTGTACAACAGCAGCTTCAATACGTCCGGTGGTTCTGGCGAAGACTTTGAAAGCCTTGGCGCAACATTGGGCGAGGGCGAGGTTGGCCCGATATTTTCAACGACTGTCGGGACATTTGAAAGCCTCGGCGGCACCGGAAGCGGCGGATCCGTCATCGGGTCGGGCACCGAATTGGCCTTGCGCGACGGTTCACTGTTTGGCCGCAGCAACACGGTGCCGCAGGGCGGGTCGTGGTATCTCGACAGTAACGACACATGGGGCATCAAATGGATGGTCGATGTGGGTGGAGCGTTCAGCAGGATCTCTTTTGTAATCAATGACGCCAGCGACGCAGGTGCCTTTCTGCGGATTGATGCAGGCGGCACATCGGAGGAGTTGCGCACAGGCGGGGCTCTGGCAAATGGCAATGCTCGCGCAGTGGTGATTGATTTTGGTCAAAAGGTGACCTCCGCCGAGATCACGCTTGGCAATTTCTCAGCCTTTGGTGGTGATGAGTTCCGGCGCAATGATGGGTTCTCCATTGATGGCATTGACGTGGCCATTGTGCCGTTGCCTGCTTCGATCCTGTTGCTGGGCGCTGCCATCGGCGGGCTTGGATGGGCCGGTCGTCGCAAAGCGCGCAAGGCCTGA
- a CDS encoding EamA family transporter — protein MTKRRATLIGFTAVILWSLLALLTVGTAPTPPLLLNTVCFAIGGCCGLIWTHFSSGLGVLRKVPLRVYLFGSLGLFGYHALYFSALRLAPAAEAGLIAYLWPLLIVVFSGFLPGEHVKRGHLFGAAIGFAGAALLISGGADGFQASHLPGYILALICALTWSSYSVLSRLVGEAPTQSVTVFCLVAAALSLPLHLIFEQTIFPTTATSWASTVLLGLGPVGLAFFVWDIGVKQGDIQLLGAASYAAPLFSTLVLVVAGVAPLSATLGIAAILVTGGAVIAARASLSV, from the coding sequence ATGACGAAACGTCGCGCGACACTGATAGGGTTCACGGCGGTGATCTTATGGTCGCTGTTGGCGCTGCTGACTGTTGGAACTGCGCCAACGCCACCGCTCTTGCTCAACACAGTGTGCTTTGCCATCGGGGGCTGTTGCGGCCTGATATGGACACATTTTTCAAGTGGATTGGGCGTATTGCGAAAGGTCCCTTTGCGCGTTTACCTTTTTGGATCGCTGGGCCTTTTTGGATACCATGCGCTGTATTTTTCGGCACTGCGGCTGGCCCCTGCCGCAGAGGCGGGGTTGATCGCGTATCTCTGGCCCCTGTTGATCGTTGTTTTCTCCGGGTTCCTCCCCGGGGAGCATGTCAAACGCGGACACCTATTCGGAGCCGCCATAGGATTTGCCGGTGCAGCCCTTCTCATCTCGGGCGGTGCTGATGGATTTCAGGCCAGCCATCTACCCGGATATATTCTGGCGCTGATCTGCGCGTTGACCTGGTCGAGTTATTCGGTCCTCTCCCGTCTCGTTGGCGAAGCTCCGACTCAGTCTGTAACGGTTTTCTGTCTTGTTGCTGCGGCGCTCTCGCTACCGCTGCACCTTATTTTTGAACAAACGATATTTCCGACCACTGCAACCAGCTGGGCATCCACTGTGTTACTGGGCCTCGGACCTGTGGGTCTTGCCTTTTTTGTGTGGGATATCGGCGTCAAACAGGGCGATATACAACTCTTGGGCGCTGCATCCTATGCGGCACCATTGTTTTCAACTCTGGTTCTTGTTGTTGCTGGCGTTGCGCCACTTTCCGCCACGCTGGGTATCGCGGCAATACTTGTGACTGGCGGGGCGGTGATCGCAGCCCGCGCCAGCTTATCCGTCTAG
- a CDS encoding methyltransferase, translating to MTNDLTQDAFLGGMVQLLQPRKGYRAGVDPVLLAASVPAVAGQSVLDLGCGVGAAALCLGARVPGLALTGVEIQADYAGLAERNGADRLEVILADLNDLPAGLRARQFDHVIANPPYFDREAGHAGPDLGRETALAETTPLAVWIKVAAKRVKPKGLVHFIHRAERIPQILRELPKYMGSIEILPISPRAGRLAELAIIRARKNGRAAFRLYPPLILHEGERHLKDADSYVTAVKEVLRDGKALDFSASLIQS from the coding sequence ATGACTAACGACCTGACGCAGGACGCTTTTCTGGGCGGAATGGTGCAGCTTCTTCAACCCCGCAAAGGGTATCGGGCGGGCGTCGACCCGGTTCTGTTGGCGGCCAGCGTGCCCGCTGTTGCAGGGCAAAGTGTTTTGGACCTTGGATGCGGGGTAGGCGCTGCGGCGTTATGTCTTGGCGCCCGGGTTCCCGGGCTGGCGTTAACAGGTGTGGAAATACAAGCGGATTATGCAGGCCTCGCCGAGCGCAATGGCGCGGACAGGTTAGAGGTGATTCTGGCCGATCTAAACGATCTGCCGGCAGGTTTGCGGGCACGCCAATTTGATCATGTGATTGCCAATCCACCCTATTTTGATCGCGAAGCGGGCCATGCCGGTCCGGATCTGGGCCGCGAAACCGCCCTCGCAGAAACCACCCCTTTGGCCGTTTGGATCAAGGTTGCGGCGAAACGGGTCAAGCCAAAAGGTCTGGTCCATTTTATTCACCGCGCCGAACGCATTCCCCAGATTTTGAGAGAGTTGCCCAAGTATATGGGCAGCATTGAAATTCTGCCGATCAGCCCGCGCGCGGGTCGTTTGGCAGAATTGGCGATCATACGGGCGCGCAAGAATGGGCGGGCGGCCTTTCGACTTTATCCGCCCCTGATTCTGCATGAGGGGGAGCGCCACCTCAAAGACGCTGACAGCTATGTCACGGCGGTCAAAGAGGTACTGCGCGATGGCAAGGCGCTTGATTTTTCAGCCTCGTTAATACAATCTTAA
- a CDS encoding extensin family protein produces MRVWALLFLLLAGMASAKAPETSLRPEIRPEQAASGTQPVQLQDSGAILAPERSAAANEATLRGNGPRMSLRPQLRTRAVKRAIRKQQRLRAKGAICGDPDIQGESVGRVPGRISGCGVPQAVKVRSVSGITLSQRAVMDCATAQALKTWVDTSVKPAFRKQRGGVKGLRVAAHYACRTRNNKKGARISEHGKGRAIDVSGFQMGDGSTISVLKGWNARDTNQAMRKVHRGACGPFGTVLGPNADSYHLDHFHFDTARYRNGTYCR; encoded by the coding sequence ATGAGGGTTTGGGCGCTTCTGTTTTTGCTGCTTGCGGGCATGGCATCGGCGAAGGCACCGGAAACATCGCTGCGCCCTGAAATTCGACCCGAACAAGCAGCCAGTGGCACGCAGCCGGTTCAACTCCAGGACTCTGGTGCAATACTGGCCCCCGAACGCTCAGCGGCGGCGAATGAGGCGACGTTGCGCGGCAATGGCCCGCGCATGTCTTTACGCCCGCAGTTGCGCACCCGCGCAGTGAAACGAGCAATCCGCAAACAGCAACGCCTGCGCGCCAAGGGGGCGATCTGCGGTGATCCTGACATACAGGGTGAAAGCGTCGGTCGGGTGCCGGGCCGGATTTCCGGGTGCGGTGTGCCTCAGGCGGTCAAAGTGCGCTCGGTGTCGGGCATCACGCTCAGCCAACGCGCGGTGATGGATTGCGCAACCGCTCAAGCGCTGAAAACCTGGGTGGATACCTCGGTCAAACCTGCGTTTCGCAAACAAAGGGGCGGTGTCAAAGGCCTGCGCGTGGCGGCGCACTACGCCTGTCGCACGCGCAATAATAAAAAAGGCGCGCGCATTTCCGAGCACGGCAAGGGGCGTGCGATTGACGTGTCCGGGTTTCAGATGGGTGATGGCTCAACGATCTCGGTTCTCAAAGGATGGAACGCGCGCGATACCAATCAGGCCATGCGCAAGGTTCATAGAGGGGCTTGCGGACCGTTTGGCACTGTCCTGGGGCCGAACGCGGACAGCTATCATCTGGATCACTTCCATTTTGACACGGCGCGGTATCGCAACGGCACCTATTGCCGTTAG
- the phbB gene encoding acetoacetyl-CoA reductase → MSRVALVTGGSRGIGASISNALKDAGYSVAATYAGNDEAAAKFTADTGIKTYKWNVADYNACKEGIAGVEADLGPIDVVVANAGITRDAPFHKMTPEQWQEVIDTNLTGVFNTVHPIWPGMRERKFGRVIVISSINGQKGQFAQVNYAATKAGDLGIVKSLAQEGARAGITANAICPGYIATEMVMAVPEKVRESIIGQIPAGRLGEPEEIARCVVFLASDESGFINGSTISANGAQFFV, encoded by the coding sequence ATGTCCCGCGTCGCACTTGTCACCGGAGGCAGCCGAGGCATCGGCGCTTCGATTTCCAACGCGTTGAAAGACGCCGGTTATTCGGTCGCTGCCACCTATGCAGGCAATGACGAAGCTGCCGCCAAATTCACCGCAGATACTGGCATCAAGACCTACAAATGGAACGTGGCAGACTATAACGCTTGCAAAGAGGGCATCGCGGGCGTGGAAGCGGATCTTGGACCAATTGATGTGGTGGTGGCCAATGCGGGCATCACGCGGGACGCGCCATTTCACAAAATGACACCAGAGCAATGGCAGGAAGTCATCGACACCAACCTGACGGGCGTGTTCAACACAGTTCATCCGATCTGGCCCGGCATGCGCGAGCGTAAATTCGGTCGTGTGATCGTGATCAGTTCGATCAACGGCCAGAAAGGTCAGTTTGCACAGGTGAACTATGCAGCTACCAAAGCCGGCGATCTGGGGATTGTGAAATCACTGGCGCAGGAAGGGGCCCGCGCGGGCATCACGGCCAATGCGATCTGTCCCGGCTACATCGCAACAGAGATGGTGATGGCGGTCCCCGAAAAGGTGCGCGAATCCATCATCGGGCAGATCCCGGCAGGGCGCTTGGGCGAGCCAGAAGAAATCGCGCGATGCGTCGTCTTCCTCGCATCAGACGAGTCCGGATTCATCAATGGCTCGACGATTTCTGCCAATGGCGCGCAATTTTTCGTTTAA
- a CDS encoding transcriptional regulator GcvA, whose protein sequence is MIDRLPPLTALRAFEAAARHMSFAKAAEELSVTPAALSFQIKSLEEHLGAPLFVRLNRAVELTEAGTALAPGAADGFQTLSNAWRAAQRLQDEQTLTVTAGPAFTAKWLAPRLYEFAQAHPEIELRFSASLKIMDFGRDAIDVAIRFGNDVESGLYSLALAQEWVTPVMTPALAEKYPDAESLRNAPLIFDDSISFLRPRCDWKAWFAAMGIDFDPRHGPRFSQADHAVDAALAGVGVVLGRRALVIKDVADGRLIMPYGTAVSTRALFRFLCPEGTETRPQVKAFRDWMLYEISKTTHITDKMRVLESGEDQE, encoded by the coding sequence ATGATTGACCGCCTACCGCCTCTGACAGCCCTGCGCGCCTTTGAAGCGGCCGCGCGACATATGTCCTTTGCCAAGGCTGCCGAGGAACTGTCGGTCACACCTGCGGCGCTGAGCTTTCAAATCAAATCACTGGAAGAGCATTTAGGCGCTCCTCTGTTTGTCAGGCTGAACCGCGCGGTTGAACTGACCGAAGCCGGAACGGCATTGGCGCCCGGGGCAGCTGATGGTTTTCAAACCCTGTCCAACGCATGGCGCGCGGCGCAGCGGCTGCAAGATGAACAAACGCTGACTGTCACCGCCGGACCCGCGTTTACCGCAAAATGGCTGGCGCCCCGGCTTTATGAGTTTGCTCAGGCTCATCCCGAAATCGAATTGCGCTTCTCTGCCTCACTCAAAATAATGGACTTCGGCAGAGACGCGATCGACGTTGCCATCCGGTTCGGAAATGACGTCGAAAGCGGGTTGTACTCGCTGGCTCTGGCTCAAGAGTGGGTGACACCGGTCATGACCCCAGCTCTGGCAGAAAAATACCCTGATGCCGAGAGCCTGAGAAACGCCCCCCTGATCTTTGATGATTCGATCAGTTTCCTGCGGCCCCGCTGTGATTGGAAGGCCTGGTTTGCAGCCATGGGCATAGATTTCGATCCGCGCCACGGCCCCCGGTTCAGTCAGGCGGACCATGCCGTTGATGCCGCTTTGGCCGGGGTGGGTGTGGTGCTCGGACGCCGTGCGCTGGTGATCAAGGATGTGGCCGACGGGCGATTGATCATGCCTTATGGCACCGCAGTTTCAACGCGCGCACTGTTTCGTTTTTTATGCCCGGAAGGTACCGAGACTCGCCCGCAGGTCAAAGCTTTTCGCGACTGGATGTTGTATGAGATCAGCAAAACCACTCATATCACGGACAAAATGCGAGTCCTCGAATCCGGCGAGGATCAGGAATGA